CATTCACTGTgtgtttctcttctcttttctcataACTCTGTCCTTTAAATAGGCAGCCACAACTCTCCACTTCCTGTTTTAAGAGAACAGACAGCAGCAAAAGCATCTgtagtgcctgtgtgtgtgtgtttgtaacttTCACACATTGCACTCTTTTCTGCTCTAAACAGACACATATACATATTAAGCTTAAAAGATAACAATTTCTGCCAAAACCATCCTCATATGCAGATTTACTGCAGTAAACAATATTCATTTGTAAGTATCACGTGTGAATATTACAGAGCCTTACCGTAAAACTATATGTAATAAGCTAATATGATTTCCATCCAATCACAAACTAGACTTAATTCTATTAATATCAATAATCAGTCCAAGACTAACTGATTAGTCATTACATAACAGCACTTCACAAGACCTGCTGTTCTGGTGATGCAAGCCCTAACATCATCAGCTTCAAGAACTGATTACTCACTGGCTTCCTAACATAAATCGACCCCTGGATATGTGACACTGTAACTAGAAGTCAACCGTGTTTTATGGCTGATTCACAAAATTAGGTAAGCTAGCGTTCGATCTggaaatataacaaaataattcTGAAAAATAGGTAGATTAGATGAGAGCTATAATTTTCAGTGTGTGTAAATCAACTATTCTTACATTAAATACACACAATTAAAAcgttaaaacatatataaatgttttatttacacattttgtaaacCATAGTAGTGAAGCACCAATTGGAACATGTAACAGACTGTAGACTGAGGAGAAATTAATATGCAGAAAACTATTATACAGAGCCCTTCTGAGATCTTCTGTTCTTCAGAGATTTTTACTCTTGGAGAAGTAGAAGTCGATGCCTCTGTCCCGGTGTTGTCGTGGTGTGTGAGAGGgccctctctttttccctcttgaAGACATTGCaccagactgaaaaaaaaaatacaagtaatAATTGAGTGTTTTAATCCTTTAATCTTTTTGGATGTTGGTGCTCACTTCAGTTTCTCATTTTCAGAACAGCATTACTTGTGTATTAGCTTTATAGTAGGTACCAAATGATGACTTCTGGACATTTAGAGATACAGTTAGAATGAATAAACTTAGTAATAAACTTGTAGTTTCAAGAAGATGTACACAATTTAGTTTTTGTGGTAAATGTGGTTAATCTGTGCAGAGTAAAGAAAGTTATTTGCATAATAACCTCACAGCTACGTAAATTTAAAAAAGATATTTTGTAAGTGAAAATGAGTTCACATTCCTTAAAGAATCAATGCACATTAACTTAATTAATGTTTAGTAATAATTgaacatatataacaataatagCTTTAGAATCTTTATGATGGTCCACttataatagtaaaaaatagtGTCTGAACACAGTTAATACATTGATAACTGCATATTTGTGCATTACATGTCATATTACTGTATATGTCTGTTACTCTTACTGGTTTCTGGTTGATATGCCGACTCCACTCAGGTGCCATGATGATAGGAGTCGGATATGTGTTGTCCAGTTCTACTCCTGAATGAGACAGTGAGGCACTGCTCAGGGTCCACGGGGCGTGTATGTCTCCACCTGTAATGCCTTTCAGCTCCGGCACCCACTGCCGTACATAGTCTCCCTGCAAACACATCAGCTGTCCTTTAACACTGAGTGAACATGTAACGATAAACCGACAAACAAATATAGAATAAAGTAAAGTACTTTAGTAAAAGAAAGTTCATTTTTATGTAAACACATGTATGTAAACATATATTGAGATAATGAGGTCAGCTAAAACTTTTGAGATTTTCATATATTGTAGAATAAGCAATCATTTTGGGgcatataatgtgtttttttagtgaCCTTTTAGACTTACATTACTATCATAGTCGAGTGCTTGTTTGATCATATTAAACTTCCTGTTTTCTCGAGGGTCATTTCCTACTCCAGCACTGTAAAGCCAGTTTCCGTAGTTGCTGCACACATCATAGTCCACCTAAAGTTCAACAGATAGCAGCACCATGTTATTGacattaatgtaattttaaatcagttttaaagcagtttttataCAATGGCAAAACTGAAAGAAAGCAATTttgattttttaatttgtttttccaCAACTTCTATATTAGTACATCTGTAACACATATCACAATACTTTAACATAGCTCATTCATTACTGGCAATATCTTCAATATCTTCTGaaaagaaaactgtgataaaCTATTTCATATAGttatagtattatatagtattttCCGGACTATATAGGGAGCACCATCAGGGtgaagcacctaaataaacaatactgtaattcttaaaaaaaaaaaaaacttttgaaactATTCAAACTAAGTCaaaaaagtgctggatgttaatctacacagatgtctctcctgaaaaaatgtttatttgggtatgtaaatcgcttccgtttatttacagtaagcttagagttttaatattttgtataaagATGAGTTTTCAGTAGTTTgaccagcattaaggctgggtgcagcagcattagcattggccactAATCACAGCACTAGCATGATGTAAATGCTGTCCGATTGCGCTAGaccgagtgttccggtaagccagggcgctatcagttcttccaacgtagcttgttttaacacggcaaatacgcaggctacagtccgatatactcacctctgaacagcaaaagagctaacgctgtGATTTGCGTCTAATgcttataaagctgtacttcagctttGTGTGACTttcctgctccttaatacctggctGGTAGAATTCACACAGAAGGCGTATTGATTTAAAATGCGCAGTGCAGCTTTAACCATGGCATGAAACAAGTGTTTCTCACCAGCAGGTACTCAAACCATTCAGCTCCAAGCCTCCAGTCCAGGCCCAGGTCTTTAGTGAGGAAGCTGGCGACATTCTGCCGCCCCCTGTTGGACATGAACCCAGTCAGAAAGAGCTCTCTCATGTTGGCGTCCACAAACGGCACCCCAGTCCTGCCCTCTGttgagaaagaaggaaaaaaaaaaaatctaactagaTGTTTTGTACACTTTTGCAAACTTAGAGAAACTTACACCAAACGCATCCATATAAAACTGCTGTAAAATTTAAATACTTATTGCATAATTTACCTCTCATGCCAATGAAGACAAATTGGCACTAATtgaaatgagagtgagagagagagagacagagggaaactgaaagtgagagaggaaaactgacagagagagggaaagtgacAGAGAGCacacaagagtgagagagagagagagagagagagatggagaaaaagagcATAAAACCGTAAccgtaaaaaacagtaaaaatgtgtaaGCAGCAATTGAAAGATTGCCTGTTTAATAATGCAGAAACCCAAGCAAAAGAGCATCAATTGTACTTGAAAGTCTGTTGTGATCTCAGCCAGTATCaggcttgtgttgtgtagcaGATTGATCATAATGATCAAAACTACATAAACTAGTTACAATAAATACATTGATTTATAGTCATGTGCCACCAACAGATATCAGGTCAAGCTAAAATAATGTTTGATCTTTTCTCTGTGTGGATGTgtatttatttggtttatatTGTAATGCAATGTAGTGGAAGAATAGACTTTATACACTTTACCTTTCCAGGCATTGAAGAGCTCCATATCTGTCTTCCAGGGCACGTGTTTATCTTGTAGGCCTTAACAAGTTCAAACCAACATACACAACTCTAAATGACATTGTactgatattaaaattttaaaaacattcAGCAGTTGATAACTACTTTATTTACCTCTGACACAAATCTCCTTAAGCCTTAACTATACCAAAACATTCAGCGTGGGTGTGCCTCATTCACAGACAGGAGATCAGGAATTTTCAGAAAGAATACGGAGTGCATCCATGACACACTTTAAAACTTTCTATAATTTTTTCAAACACCTTATCATGTGACAGTGTTAGGAATCAACAGCACTTCATACTGAAAccaaaatactacagtaaaacatacatacatttgAGTAAGGTTGCATTATTAAGGGAAGTTGGAAAATCAGCACTCACCATTCAAGTGAAATATTCGGTTTCCATACTTCAAAGCAACAAATCTGAAGTAATCTCTCCATAGCAGTTCAAATATCAccctaaaacaataaaaaatggaaTTTTAAACAAACTGTAAACTCAATCTTCAGATTTAACATAAAAAGTAATATTTGGTCTATTCAACATTGGCtcctttattcatttttaaacaaCTGCAATTCAGAAGTCTCTTCTAAAAGATACTGTATAAGTGCGACACACTGTTGGTAGCATTATGTAATGCATTATGTGAACGTAAttctgccaaacaaccacgaaaattgacattgacatccagtccattgtgagccagcaggccaaaccacagctctctcattagcttcaataaatgttgggcctctgtggtctagttttctgctattattgaatgagctatttgcaatcagtttttaaatcttttttgttctttgttataaatgagttcaaatgccttttgcacttttataagcaaatgttttgtccttgttgcttatgaaggacttgttataatgaacttattttacacagaggaactactgtatttgcaatcagttttttaagcaaactttttgttctttgatatgaaggacttcctttttgcactttttttaagcaaacggtttgtcttttgccgtattaaaatgcattaatatgcagaaaatagttgttgataaatgttggtgctgtaaacatacagatataaattcatataaaatttgttcttattgaaaatcatttgtagcgtttttcatattcaattatttgaagtgcgaggtcatgtggccctccaatggtcatgctgaaaaaaatgtggccctctccatcatggaagttgcccatccctgatctaGATGGCTGACATTTGGGCATAACTGGGTGTTTCAAAACAgtaagaccacacacacacaaacaaattacaaatttaTATTGTAATCTATACTAAAATTACTCCAAGGTTATAACTGATGGACTGTAAAACCTATATACCCACTGCAGACCCATAATGAACgagtcagagagaaagaacacaggTTAAGACAACTGGGAGTTAAAACTGGACAATCAAGGCAGGCTGTAAAATAGATTTCCTATTAGGCAAAATCAGTTATTTTTTGATCTACTGCTgtaagtaattttaattaaagtgccttcacaaatgaagaaacattttagtttttcaatataaaaatgtccaatttaaaaagaaaataaattacttttCCTATAAGAGGGAAATGAATAGTCTTAAATATCCAACCAAAATTCTGACAGAAGGTTGCTGTTGGCTACCAAAGTATCTGGTCAAGGTGAAAGTTGTCATGGGAATTATAACCAAATACTATTGAAGATGTATGTTCATGCATTCTGCCCAAGAAAAAAACCCAATATAATGAAATCAATGAAATCCCATTATTGCCATGTTATCCACATCCATGACGGTATGTAATCTTTCAACCACAACAGTAAGCATTGTATTTGTGATAATAttccttaacattttttttaatcatatattaattttcatattttatgtttcATGTCATATATTATATGTAATGACTTacagtatgcaaaaaatgtacataaaaactaTTTACTGGTTAAAGATTAGGTCCTTAATCATAAGTTTTTCTATGGATCACTCACCAGTAGGTACTTTGGTTGGCGGTTCTCTCAGCCTCGTATCTCTTGATCTGTTCATAAATGTACCTTGGAGATATGCAACCCACAGCAAGCCTGCAGAAGAGTAGAGAAATAAAACTGTAaacagtctttaaaaaaaaaaaaaaaaaggtaaacacGTAATTATTGTGATGTACTTAAGTTGTTTAACTTGCCAGGGTGCAAACTTTGTTGAGTATTCAACCCCAATCAAGCCATTTCTGGTCTCTTTATAGGTGGCGACAGCATTCTGCAACGAAACAGAAGATTCATACATACACTTTTCAATATATGATTATAATCAAAACTGTTGTTTTTAGGAAAACAAGGCACATAAGACTTACTGTATCCCAGAAGTAGTGCTGTAGTCTAGTGAGTGCCTCACTCTCCCCACCTCGACACGGGAAAGCAGAACGGGGGTCCTCCAGCGGCTCTGAAACAAACATGTTTACAGTCATTAGCTCAGAATGCCACTACAAATTTCACAGCAATTCACAGCATTTAGTTTTATCTATATGATGAAGTAAAGCACTACTGAAACTGGACCGGTAGTCCTGAAAGAAGCTGTGTAATACAGTGTACACAGAAATGTGTGTACTTTCTCTAAATTCCTTTAGACAGCTTTTCAGTCCTGAAATAGCCCACATGTTCATGTCCATGTTTTACATGATATATAGATACATTTAGTAACAACAAAGATGGTTGTCTCACTTAGAAACTTAGAACTAATTATACAAGCCCATTCAATCTGCAGTTATGACTGTCAGTCTTAAATAactacactcactcactcacacttactcacaatcactcactctcacacacactctcactgtagattcatactggattaaaatcactgcaTAATCATTATTAGCCACTGGCTGGGATTGAAAAAACTCATTTGGGGGAAAATTCTTTAACGAAACGAATTCTGTGTTATTTAGGGTATAATTACAGTTCTGAGAAACCaacattttaacaaaataaaaataaatttatttaataaattctatTTAATCAAAATATATTGAGTTATATGCAAAAGTATTAGCACCCCTGATCACATGACTTGTACTATCaatgttttagtcatgataataaGTCAACAAAACACATAAAGAAAGCACAATTCTGCACATTTTAATAAGCCATTATTGTGTATTTGTTGAATTTGAATGTAAGAACAGTCTTTTGACATTTGGGTGCTCATGCTTTTGCATatgactgtattttatttttcttggaTATGATCATACACAACTATCTGTACCATTTCACccgaaaaaaaaatcacctgtcTGTTCCAAGTCCTCAAACGTTGGTATGGGGCCCTCCTCGAGGCCTGGGGGAAGAGGTCTGATGTGATCTGCTGAGGGAAGCACTGGCCTTACCCCGCTCCTCTCCTCCACTGCCTTCCTGAATGCAGTGTAGACATCAGGCAATCTAGCAGAGGCAGACGGAAACAGAGAAATTTCATGTGGAAGCTCAAAATTTAATAGACATCCACTGCTATTGTGATGTGACAGCAGACATGAGGAACTAAGCAGGATCCTGGGACTCAAAAGAAAATCCTGTTGTGGATGGCACCATATAGTGGAATTATAATCATGATGACAGAATGACAAAAGATCAAAATAGAGGGAAcggtaaaatatttttaaaaaattattctgCACCATTCATTGCTGGTAGCTGTATTCAGATGGTTTAAGCCGTCTTTGATTATTGTAAAAAAGAGGTAatccaggcaaaaaaaaaaattaataaaaaaaaaaaaatatatatatatatatataaataaatgctggTAATCCAGAATATTAAACTGATATAGATTATTAATatagattatttttgttttaacctGCGTGCCATGTCTTATTTTGAGTTTGACGGTCTGAACAACTTTTCTTATTtcaattttttatcccattttctcctcatttaacatggccaattacctaacccactcattatgactcacGATCACTAaggatgccccaacaccaggagtgtgtgaagtcaaccactgcctctttttaaactgctgctaatgtagcattgccaaatagcatcacagcgttcggaggaaagcgcagcaactctgttccgatacatcagctcacagacgccttgtgctgagcagcatcaccctttgaagtgatgtggggagagagcgccatctacccacccagagagagcaaggccaattgtgctgtctcagggctctggtagctgatggaaagctacataatcaggattcgaaccggcgatctcctgatcatagtggcagtgccttagtctgctggaccactcaaagctcCATAGCATACATTTGTACCTGAGTTTAATTGTTAATATGGTTTACTAGCCATCATACTGGTGGACAAGTTGGAAAAGATGGTTGACCAATTTGGTGAAACTGTTAAGACCAGTAAAACCATTGAATCGGAGTGAAAATATACCCTGTGCAAAAAAAACCTTAACCAGCTAAAGCAGGCcaggatgtttttcagcaggtCCAGTAGAAAAATCCAAACCCATAATTAGTCAGTCACACGCATTTAATACATAGGAACTCTGTAATGGAACAATCCAATATAATTTCCAAAATAATAATGCTGTTACTGCCATCTTCTGGTACAACCTGATAAAGACTAAAGTCCTGAACTCCTGTAACAAGTATGGCACAGTGTTTCACTGCTCTGTGCTTGTGTGAGCGATAATCATGAATTTCTAATGTCATCACTTTACAGTTTACAAACTCATGCAGAGGCTAATTAGTACATCACAATTGCATGCAATTATAGGGGTTTACTGAGAAAAAAATGGACACAATTCCAAGGAAGTATATGGAGGTTTTCTGGGTTGAATCTGTTTTTTACATTAATTGACATATTCAGCATGAAAGATAAAGATATCATTTACATGTACAATCATTTGAAGATATTAAATATAGTACAACAAAATAATATAGTGACACCCATGTTCAAATGACATGTGTTGCTGATTTTCTAAagcaaaataagtaaatagatactATCCAAACCTGGCCTTTTTTACATTGTTGTTTATTTACCTGATTTTACATCATCAAGCAGTAACTTGGCAAACTAAATGTtggatattaaattaaaaataataggaatataattacagtaaatataataatataaaaataaaatgataaaatgtgctttggtaatatttaataaacacaatGGCAAATGCAAACGAATTATTTTTTGTGCAAATGCAATATTTTGCATTTAtactatagtgtttttttttatttatctaatatttatctattttagctGTACAAATGCGTAAAGCTGTGTACATTTGTACAATATTTttacaacattaaaaaatataacttgTGCCCAAATTTTTACAAACAACTGTATTCATTCATTTAACACTTTAATGCCAACACACTACCACTAAAGTGTTGCCCGGGTGACAGAGACAGTGATGCTACCAATACTAGGCTTCCTATAATGCAGCAGTTAGCCTGCATGAACTGATGAACTTCTTACCCTCCAATGTGACGGAAGGGGAGGTCATCTCTGTGGTACAGTGTGGACCCCCAGAATGTCTGAATTTTCACCTTGTTCTGGAAACACACATGTTTTAGCTTCTTCTCCACTTGCTTTTCTTCCGATGTCACCTTCATCAGGATAACAGTGAGATATACATGAGCCACTGAGTGATAATCAGTAATGTCTGTTTATAAAAGTTGCATCAGAACAGCCATTAAGTGGTGAGAAGCAATGAGTTATACAAGCAATGATATACAGTGATTGTTAACTCACCTCTTCATGAAACACCACAGTGCTGACCGAACCCAACTGCTTAATCAAATCATTCACGACTTCTTCAGGTTTTCCACGTCTGACTATTAGACTGCTGCATGAAGTATAAAATAGACACCACAAGTGAGCAATGGGAAAAATATaacatcatgatatttaaaaggtatgtaacaatacacaatacaccaatcaaccataacattatctCGTTATAACAGCACTTTACAGTGGTCACTCTCTAAAGTCAGGAAAAATAGGTAGGTAGTTATGTTGTTATGGATGATCAGTGTACATATCTTTAGTCTCTCTGAGGTCTGTGAAGCTCTGTGTACCTGCCCGTCTTCTTCAGTGTGGCTCGCAGGTCCTTCACACTGTCCAGCAGGAAGCGCAGGCGGAAGGGGCCAGTTTTTGGAAAGTTAAAGTGCTGGGTGCCCAAATAATGACGTGGGTCAAAGCAGTAGAGAGGCACTATGTGGTCAGCATTTCTCAGAGCCCAGTGGAAGACCTGTGGGAAGAGAGTTTAACTGAGATTCTGAACCCCATCTAGAGTCATTGGACATCATTCCGTGGTCAAACACTACTAACAATGTTCTAATAAGAAAACTTAGGATcctgtcttacaccctgcgcaaggtgcagttttgagctgcgcaagacATACTTTTCCCTTCAAAGCTCTCCTTTAgactgctaaaatagggcccttttaGTGCTGCACAGTATTGAATTTagta
This genomic interval from Astyanax mexicanus isolate ESR-SI-001 chromosome 1, AstMex3_surface, whole genome shotgun sequence contains the following:
- the cry-dash gene encoding cryptochrome DASH yields the protein MASPRTVVCLLRNDLRLHDNEVFHWALRNADHIVPLYCFDPRHYLGTQHFNFPKTGPFRLRFLLDSVKDLRATLKKTGSSLIVRRGKPEEVVNDLIKQLGSVSTVVFHEEVTSEEKQVEKKLKHVCFQNKVKIQTFWGSTLYHRDDLPFRHIGGLPDVYTAFRKAVEERSGVRPVLPSADHIRPLPPGLEEGPIPTFEDLEQTEPLEDPRSAFPCRGGESEALTRLQHYFWDTNAVATYKETRNGLIGVEYSTKFAPWLAVGCISPRYIYEQIKRYEAERTANQSTYWVIFELLWRDYFRFVALKYGNRIFHLNGLQDKHVPWKTDMELFNAWKEGRTGVPFVDANMRELFLTGFMSNRGRQNVASFLTKDLGLDWRLGAEWFEYLLVDYDVCSNYGNWLYSAGVGNDPRENRKFNMIKQALDYDSNGDYVRQWVPELKGITGGDIHAPWTLSSASLSHSGVELDNTYPTPIIMAPEWSRHINQKPSGAMSSRGKKRGPSHTPRQHRDRGIDFYFSKSKNL